A single region of the Acidimicrobiales bacterium genome encodes:
- a CDS encoding PIN domain-containing protein has protein sequence MTPGITLDAGGLIALDRGARQVIVLLARAAERGAEVIVPATALAQAIRRPERQARIARLIRQPTTRVMPLDRVDATSAGRLLAASGTSDIVDAHVVICARRSGQRVVTSDPDDLLRLDPALELVVV, from the coding sequence GTGACTCCCGGCATCACCCTCGACGCCGGGGGGCTTATCGCCCTCGACCGGGGTGCCAGGCAGGTGATCGTGCTTCTGGCCCGAGCGGCTGAAAGAGGTGCGGAGGTCATTGTCCCGGCCACTGCGCTGGCGCAAGCCATTCGACGCCCAGAACGCCAGGCGCGAATCGCCCGGCTCATCCGTCAGCCGACGACCCGTGTCATGCCACTCGACCGCGTCGACGCCACGAGCGCGGGCCGTTTGCTGGCGGCGAGCGGCACCAGCGACATTGTCGATGCGCACGTGGTGATCTGTGCCCGCCGCAGCGGGCAACGAGTGGTCACGTCCGACCCGGATGACCTTCTCCGCCTCGATCCCGCGCTCGAATTGGTTGTCGTCTGA
- a CDS encoding prolyl oligopeptidase family serine peptidase, which produces MRIRRLAVSAALVAGVVAPAFAATSTGSGDLAASSSATGKGGSKGQTDLVGAAKKPTTTTSSSTTTTTTAPPPTQACTDAADTAIRFDLPVAGETATGFYALPDTTPTGLVVFSHGYGHSSYSWQAHLRRVAQDLDVITIAMDYRGLTFLTTEKAPGIPDTRGWNVTKGAEDGIAAAEYFQAECDVTGTIVNYGVSMGGNTSGLMAAAGAKREDNTTPLFDYWVDIEGANAVAETYTGARILAPVNAFARNAQTDIEAEMGGTFEQQTATYLNRSNITRAADMKAAGLKGVVLVHGVDDGLVTYDQSATMRAVLNANGVPTQTYTVTFKSPQSERETTATGYIGGQLDPTYRSPLAGHASEMSTTHIVSVLGFERLTAIYNGAGPDCTREYVVDGERGQLPGETSC; this is translated from the coding sequence ATGCGTATTCGACGTCTTGCGGTGAGCGCCGCCCTTGTAGCCGGTGTGGTCGCTCCCGCCTTTGCTGCCACATCCACCGGTTCCGGCGACCTCGCCGCTTCCTCGAGTGCCACCGGCAAGGGCGGGTCGAAGGGCCAAACCGATCTGGTCGGTGCGGCCAAGAAGCCGACGACCACCACCTCGTCGTCCACCACCACGACGACCACGGCCCCGCCGCCCACGCAGGCGTGCACCGACGCCGCCGACACCGCCATCCGCTTCGACCTCCCCGTCGCAGGCGAGACGGCCACCGGGTTCTACGCCCTCCCCGACACGACGCCCACAGGCCTGGTCGTCTTCTCCCACGGCTACGGCCACAGCTCCTACTCGTGGCAGGCCCACCTGCGCCGGGTGGCCCAGGACCTCGACGTCATCACCATCGCCATGGACTACCGGGGCCTCACCTTCCTCACCACCGAGAAGGCGCCCGGCATCCCCGACACCCGGGGCTGGAACGTGACCAAGGGCGCCGAGGACGGCATCGCCGCCGCCGAGTACTTCCAGGCCGAGTGCGACGTCACCGGCACCATCGTGAACTACGGCGTCAGCATGGGTGGCAACACCTCCGGCCTCATGGCCGCCGCCGGCGCCAAGCGCGAGGACAACACGACGCCGCTGTTCGACTACTGGGTCGACATCGAGGGCGCCAACGCCGTGGCCGAGACCTACACAGGCGCTCGCATCCTCGCCCCCGTCAACGCCTTCGCCCGCAACGCCCAGACAGACATCGAAGCGGAGATGGGCGGCACCTTCGAGCAGCAGACAGCCACCTATCTCAACCGCTCCAACATCACCAGGGCCGCCGACATGAAGGCCGCCGGCCTCAAGGGCGTCGTGCTCGTCCACGGCGTCGACGACGGGCTCGTCACATACGACCAGTCGGCCACCATGCGGGCCGTGCTCAACGCCAACGGCGTGCCCACGCAGACCTACACGGTCACCTTCAAGAGCCCGCAGTCCGAGCGGGAGACCACCGCCACCGGCTACATCGGCGGCCAGCTCGACCCGACATACCGCTCGCCCCTGGCCGGCCACGCCAGCGAGATGAGCACCACCCACATCGTCAGCGTGCTCGGCTTCGAGCGCCTCACCGCCATCTACAACGGCGCCGGCCCCGACTGCACCCGGGAGTACGTGGTCGACGGCGAGCGGGGCCAACTGCCCGGCGAAACAAGCTGCTGA
- a CDS encoding zf-TFIIB domain-containing protein: MNCPLDGELLQMSERSGVEIDYCPRCRGVWLDRGELDKILERAERELPSIPYKDDDDRRRYDERDREDKQQHPYKKKKKNFLSEMLEFGD; this comes from the coding sequence ATGAACTGCCCACTTGACGGCGAACTGCTGCAGATGTCGGAGCGCAGCGGGGTGGAGATCGACTACTGCCCCCGCTGCCGCGGCGTGTGGCTCGACCGCGGCGAGCTCGACAAGATCCTCGAGCGGGCCGAGCGCGAGCTGCCCTCGATCCCTTACAAGGACGACGACGACCGCCGCCGCTACGACGAACGCGACCGCGAGGACAAGCAGCAGCACCCCTACAAGAAAAAGAAGAAGAACTTCCTCTCGGAGATGCTGGAGTTCGGCGACTGA
- a CDS encoding acyl-ACP desaturase, which yields MDDAALLAALVPTVEQLLDRHLAASKEWFPHELVPWSRGRDFEPGVDWSPEECEYELPDAVRSALFVNLLTEDNLPYYFETIERVFGAEAWGVWARRWTAEEMRHATVMRDYLLVTRAIDPVALERGRMMQVSGGVVPQPASVADGIVYVTLQELATRISHRNTGKMIPDRVGYEVMARVAADENLHYLFYRDVTTAAIELDPSALVLAIERQVREFEMPGTGIPDFGTHAMAIAKAGIYDFAAHHDHILVPVILRHWKLEELTGLSDEAEAARARVLKYISRVGIAAKRLAQRRADLVGAS from the coding sequence ATGGACGACGCCGCCCTTCTCGCCGCCCTGGTGCCCACCGTCGAGCAGCTCCTCGACCGACACCTGGCGGCCTCCAAGGAATGGTTCCCCCACGAGTTGGTGCCGTGGAGCCGCGGCCGCGACTTCGAGCCCGGCGTCGATTGGTCGCCTGAGGAGTGCGAGTACGAGCTGCCCGATGCCGTGCGCTCGGCGCTGTTCGTCAACCTGCTCACCGAGGACAACCTGCCGTACTACTTCGAGACGATCGAGCGGGTCTTCGGGGCCGAGGCGTGGGGCGTGTGGGCCCGGCGCTGGACGGCCGAGGAGATGCGCCATGCCACGGTGATGCGCGACTACCTGTTGGTGACCCGGGCCATCGACCCGGTGGCGCTGGAGCGGGGGCGCATGATGCAGGTGTCGGGCGGGGTCGTGCCCCAGCCCGCCTCGGTGGCCGACGGCATCGTCTACGTCACCCTGCAGGAGCTGGCCACCCGCATCTCCCACCGCAACACCGGCAAGATGATCCCCGACCGGGTGGGCTACGAGGTCATGGCCCGGGTGGCGGCCGACGAGAACCTCCACTACCTGTTCTACCGCGACGTGACCACCGCGGCCATCGAGCTCGACCCCTCGGCACTGGTGCTGGCCATCGAGCGGCAGGTGCGGGAGTTCGAGATGCCCGGCACCGGCATCCCCGACTTCGGCACGCACGCCATGGCCATTGCCAAGGCAGGCATCTACGACTTCGCCGCCCACCACGATCACATCCTCGTACCGGTCATCCTGCGGCACTGGAAACTCGAAGAGCTGACGGGGCTGAGCGACGAAGCCGAGGCGGCCCGGGCGCGGGTGCTGAAGTACATCTCCCGCGTGGGCATTGCCGCCAAGCGCTTGGCCCAGCGGCGGGCCGACCTCGTCGGCGCATCGTGA
- a CDS encoding DMT family transporter, whose protein sequence is MRLERLGVGLAVAAAFSYAVTVVLNRSMAADGLDASAVLSVRFSVAGGALLLVLAAQRRSLLPAPGERWRVLLIGVFGYGIEAAFFFAALERGTTAAVSLLFYTYPAIVTVAEWVLGRAPADRRRVGALVLSSGGTVLVIAAAGGVSISTTGIAIALLASASFAAYLLSSEHLVRETDALTTGAWVGLGAAAFMLVRGALSNGVAPAPGHWPELVGNGLATSFAFGLMFAALRRIGAGPTAVVMTLEAFFAIVLAAVFLNEGLRPLQAVGGAAILTATVIIGRARRTPAEV, encoded by the coding sequence ATTCGACTTGAGCGCCTCGGCGTCGGGCTGGCCGTTGCCGCGGCCTTCTCGTACGCCGTAACCGTGGTGTTGAACCGCTCGATGGCGGCCGACGGGCTCGATGCGTCGGCCGTCTTGAGCGTTCGCTTCTCGGTGGCAGGCGGCGCCCTGTTGTTGGTGCTCGCCGCGCAACGCCGTTCGCTGCTCCCTGCGCCGGGCGAGCGGTGGCGGGTCCTGCTCATCGGCGTGTTCGGCTACGGCATCGAAGCGGCGTTCTTCTTCGCCGCCTTGGAGCGAGGCACGACCGCCGCGGTGTCGTTGCTCTTCTACACGTATCCGGCCATCGTGACCGTGGCCGAGTGGGTGCTGGGCCGGGCACCCGCCGACCGGCGGCGAGTGGGGGCGTTGGTGCTGTCGTCAGGGGGCACCGTGCTGGTCATCGCCGCGGCGGGCGGCGTGTCGATCTCCACGACCGGCATCGCCATCGCCCTGTTGGCCTCGGCGTCGTTCGCCGCCTACCTGCTGAGCAGCGAACACCTCGTCCGCGAGACCGACGCCCTGACCACCGGGGCGTGGGTGGGGCTGGGGGCTGCGGCCTTCATGCTGGTGCGTGGGGCGCTGTCGAACGGCGTGGCGCCTGCCCCGGGTCATTGGCCGGAGTTGGTCGGCAACGGCTTGGCCACCTCGTTCGCCTTCGGGCTGATGTTCGCCGCCCTGCGACGCATCGGCGCCGGGCCGACGGCGGTGGTCATGACGCTGGAGGCCTTCTTCGCCATCGTGCTGGCCGCCGTGTTCCTCAACGAGGGGCTGCGGCCGCTGCAGGCAGTGGGCGGGGCGGCCATCCTCACCGCCACCGTGATCATCGGCCGAGCCCGACGGACACCAGCGGAAGTCTGA
- a CDS encoding AMP-dependent synthetase/ligase — MATVTAEDLDRMAEGETVPTQFAKTVAEHGDLVALRWRKADESWGELTFRDYAEQACRVAAGLRELGVEPGQRVVLMMRNRPEFHIIDMAVMLAGATPISIYNSSAPEQVQYLAGHSEAALAIVEDIGFLERFLKVRDELPAIRTIVVLDDPDRLAPDDVVPYAKLLEASPVSLDEASQIAKPDDLATVIYTSGTTGPPKGVMLTHRNIVWTAQTLFACFQRDDTAGMRMVSYLPMAHIAERMTSHYQGALFGYEVTTCPDPSMLALYLREVRPQVFFGVPRIWEKLHSGVTSALAADPEKKQKFEEAVAASTPIVQKRDAGQELTEEEQGTWDFLDAVAFTTVRGLVGLDAVEFAITGAAPIPPELIVWYRAIGVPLSEIYGMSENTGPLTWDPIYVKPGYVGRALPGVEVKLADDGEVLGRGGLIFPGYLNDPEKTAEALDDDGWLHTGDIGQFDDDGYLKIVDRKKELIITAGGKNISPANIEAALKAHPLIGQAAVIGDNRPFISALVVLDPEVAPSWAKERGIEADTMAALAVHPEVVAEVQRGVDDANARFSQVERVKKFTVLSEEWQPDSEELTPTMKLKRRGVNQKYAAEIEALYST, encoded by the coding sequence ATGGCCACAGTCACCGCCGAAGACCTCGACAGGATGGCGGAGGGGGAGACCGTCCCCACCCAGTTCGCCAAGACCGTCGCCGAGCACGGCGACCTCGTCGCCCTCCGTTGGCGCAAGGCCGACGAGTCGTGGGGCGAGCTCACGTTCCGCGACTACGCCGAGCAGGCCTGCCGCGTGGCCGCCGGCCTGCGTGAGCTGGGCGTCGAGCCCGGCCAACGGGTCGTGCTCATGATGCGCAACCGGCCCGAGTTCCACATCATCGACATGGCCGTGATGCTGGCGGGCGCCACGCCCATCTCCATCTACAACTCCTCGGCGCCCGAGCAGGTGCAGTACCTGGCGGGCCACAGCGAGGCGGCACTGGCCATCGTGGAGGACATCGGGTTCCTCGAGCGCTTCCTCAAGGTGCGCGACGAACTGCCCGCTATCCGCACCATCGTGGTGCTCGACGACCCCGACCGCTTGGCGCCCGACGACGTCGTGCCCTACGCCAAGCTGCTGGAGGCGTCGCCGGTGTCGCTCGACGAGGCGTCGCAGATCGCCAAGCCCGACGACCTGGCCACCGTCATCTACACCTCGGGCACCACGGGGCCGCCTAAGGGCGTCATGCTCACCCACCGCAACATCGTGTGGACCGCCCAGACCTTGTTCGCCTGCTTCCAGCGCGACGACACCGCGGGCATGCGCATGGTGTCGTACCTGCCCATGGCCCACATCGCCGAGCGCATGACCTCGCACTACCAGGGCGCCCTCTTCGGCTACGAGGTCACCACCTGCCCCGACCCCAGCATGCTGGCCCTGTACCTGCGCGAGGTGCGGCCGCAGGTGTTCTTCGGCGTGCCCCGCATCTGGGAGAAGCTGCACTCGGGCGTCACCTCGGCCCTGGCCGCCGACCCCGAGAAGAAGCAGAAGTTCGAAGAGGCCGTCGCCGCATCCACGCCGATCGTGCAGAAGCGCGACGCAGGCCAAGAGCTCACCGAAGAGGAGCAGGGCACCTGGGACTTCCTCGACGCCGTGGCCTTCACAACGGTGCGCGGCCTGGTCGGCCTCGACGCCGTGGAGTTCGCCATCACCGGGGCGGCGCCCATCCCGCCCGAGCTCATCGTCTGGTACCGGGCGATCGGCGTGCCCCTGTCGGAGATCTACGGCATGTCGGAGAACACCGGCCCGCTCACCTGGGACCCCATCTACGTCAAGCCGGGCTACGTGGGCCGGGCGCTGCCCGGCGTCGAGGTGAAGCTGGCCGACGACGGCGAGGTGCTGGGCCGCGGCGGGCTCATCTTCCCGGGCTACCTCAACGACCCGGAGAAGACGGCCGAGGCGCTCGACGACGACGGCTGGCTGCACACCGGCGACATCGGGCAGTTCGACGACGACGGCTACCTCAAGATCGTCGACCGCAAGAAGGAGCTCATCATCACCGCGGGCGGCAAGAACATCTCGCCCGCCAACATCGAAGCGGCCCTCAAGGCCCACCCGCTGATCGGCCAGGCCGCGGTGATCGGCGACAACCGGCCGTTCATCTCCGCCCTCGTCGTGCTCGACCCCGAGGTTGCGCCCTCGTGGGCCAAGGAGCGGGGCATCGAGGCCGACACCATGGCGGCGCTCGCCGTCCACCCCGAGGTGGTGGCCGAGGTGCAGCGGGGCGTCGACGACGCCAACGCCCGGTTCAGCCAGGTGGAGCGGGTCAAGAAGTTCACGGTGCTGTCGGAGGAGTGGCAGCCCGATTCCGAGGAACTGACCCCGACCATGAAGCTCAAGCGGCGGGGCGTGAACCAGAAGTACGCGGCGGAGATCGAGGCGCTCTATTCGACTTGA
- a CDS encoding peroxiredoxin: MALQLGDEAPDFTADTTEGTISFHEYLGDGWGILFSHPKDFTPVCTTELGAVARLKDDFEKRNTKVLAVSVDPVDSHHDWSKDIADVTGTAPNYPIIGDPDRTVADLYGMIHPNANDTLTVRSVFVVGPDKKVKLTLTYPAATGRNFQEILRALDSLQLTAKHQVATPADWNQGEDVIITGAVSDEDAAQRFPGYTTVKPYLRTTPQPQG, encoded by the coding sequence ATGGCTCTGCAACTCGGCGACGAAGCGCCTGATTTCACAGCGGACACCACCGAAGGGACAATCAGCTTCCACGAGTACCTCGGGGACGGCTGGGGCATCCTCTTTTCCCACCCCAAGGACTTCACCCCCGTCTGCACCACCGAGCTGGGCGCGGTGGCCCGGCTGAAGGACGACTTCGAGAAGCGCAACACCAAGGTGCTCGCGGTGAGCGTCGACCCGGTCGACTCGCACCACGACTGGAGCAAGGACATCGCCGATGTCACCGGCACCGCCCCCAACTACCCGATCATCGGCGACCCCGACCGCACCGTGGCCGACCTCTACGGGATGATCCACCCCAACGCCAACGACACCCTCACGGTGCGTTCGGTGTTCGTCGTGGGCCCCGACAAGAAGGTCAAGCTGACGCTCACCTACCCGGCGGCCACCGGGCGCAACTTCCAGGAGATCCTGCGGGCCCTCGACTCGCTGCAGCTCACGGCCAAGCACCAGGTGGCGACGCCCGCCGACTGGAACCAGGGCGAGGACGTCATCATCACCGGCGCCGTATCCGACGAAGACGCCGCCCAGCGTTTCCCCGGCTACACAACGGTGAAGCCGTACCTGCGCACCACCCCCCAGCCTCAGGGCTGA
- a CDS encoding PaaI family thioesterase produces the protein MKDMDRWLGDGGMAIIAGIGAAFRSYGEGWVDGEWVPTPLACNPHGIVQAGVHSVVLDAAMNFAINAGLSGRDRTRATLEMKTETMLPANAGTAYAVRGEVVRMAKQVAFAEAAVRDADGRLVSRSTGTFLLHREPQP, from the coding sequence ATGAAGGACATGGACCGCTGGCTGGGCGACGGGGGCATGGCGATCATCGCCGGGATCGGCGCCGCCTTCCGTTCCTACGGGGAGGGCTGGGTCGACGGCGAGTGGGTGCCGACGCCGCTGGCCTGCAACCCGCACGGCATCGTGCAGGCGGGCGTGCACTCCGTCGTGCTCGACGCCGCCATGAACTTCGCCATCAACGCGGGCCTGTCGGGCCGCGACCGCACCCGGGCCACGTTGGAGATGAAGACCGAGACCATGCTGCCCGCCAACGCGGGCACCGCCTACGCGGTGCGCGGCGAGGTCGTGCGCATGGCCAAGCAGGTGGCCTTCGCCGAAGCGGCCGTCCGCGATGCGGACGGCCGCCTCGTCAGTCGTTCGACCGGGACGTTCTTGCTACACCGCGAACCTCAGCCCTGA
- a CDS encoding thiolase family protein, with protein MANAVIIDAVRTAGGKRNGKLSAWHPADLAGEVLKALAERNDLDPALVEDVIMGCVMQVGNQSVNVGRNAVLAAGFPESVPATTIDRQCGSSQQSAHFAAQGVMAGAYDIVIAAGVEVMTTTPMGASVTPGSLPFGPKVMERYAERGGLVPQGISAEMIAEKWSLTRENVDTYGARSQQLAEQATAEGRFENEIIPVRERRLDRETGNVIESDELVTRDEGIRPGTTVETLGNLKPAFKPDGVVTAGNSSQITDGASAALIMSEDKANELGLRPRARFHTFALAGVDPIMMLTGPIPATEKVLERAKLSIGDMDLVEINEAFATVVLSWEKELRPDMSKVNVNGGAIALGHPLGASGTKLLATLLNELERTGGRYGLLTMCEGGGMANATIIERLG; from the coding sequence ATGGCCAACGCAGTGATCATCGATGCCGTCCGCACCGCCGGCGGCAAGCGCAACGGGAAGCTCTCCGCCTGGCACCCGGCCGACTTGGCGGGCGAGGTGCTCAAGGCCTTGGCCGAACGCAACGACCTCGACCCCGCGCTCGTCGAAGACGTGATCATGGGCTGCGTGATGCAGGTCGGGAACCAGAGCGTCAACGTCGGCCGCAACGCCGTGCTGGCCGCCGGGTTCCCCGAGTCGGTCCCCGCCACCACCATCGACCGCCAGTGCGGCTCCTCGCAGCAGTCGGCCCACTTTGCCGCCCAGGGCGTGATGGCCGGCGCTTACGACATCGTGATCGCCGCCGGCGTCGAGGTCATGACCACCACCCCCATGGGTGCGTCGGTCACCCCCGGCAGCCTGCCCTTCGGCCCCAAGGTCATGGAGCGTTACGCCGAGCGCGGCGGCCTGGTGCCCCAGGGCATCTCGGCCGAGATGATCGCCGAGAAGTGGAGCCTCACCCGCGAAAACGTCGACACCTACGGGGCCCGCTCGCAGCAGTTGGCCGAGCAGGCCACCGCCGAGGGCCGCTTCGAGAACGAGATCATCCCTGTGCGGGAGCGCCGCCTCGACCGTGAAACCGGCAACGTCATCGAGTCCGACGAGCTGGTCACCCGCGACGAGGGCATCCGCCCCGGCACCACGGTGGAGACGCTGGGCAACCTCAAGCCCGCCTTCAAGCCCGACGGCGTCGTCACCGCGGGCAACTCGTCGCAGATCACCGACGGCGCTTCGGCCGCGCTGATCATGAGCGAGGACAAGGCCAACGAGCTGGGCCTGCGCCCCCGGGCCCGGTTCCACACCTTCGCCCTGGCCGGCGTCGATCCCATCATGATGCTGACCGGTCCCATCCCCGCCACCGAGAAGGTGCTGGAGCGGGCCAAGCTCAGCATCGGCGACATGGACCTGGTGGAGATCAACGAGGCGTTCGCCACCGTCGTGCTGTCGTGGGAGAAGGAACTGCGCCCCGACATGAGCAAGGTCAACGTCAACGGCGGCGCCATCGCCCTGGGTCACCCCCTCGGCGCCTCGGGCACCAAGCTGCTCGCCACCCTGCTCAACGAGCTGGAGCGCACCGGCGGCCGCTACGGCCTGCTCACCATGTGCGAGGGCGGCGGCATGGCCAACGCCACCATCATCGAGCGCCTGGGCTAG
- a CDS encoding cell division protein CrgA, giving the protein MPLLRRRSKTEDAAGDGKGGKAKDGTASGRVTPKGTGRYTPPTPKEYKVSPRWVPVLMLVFLLAGMLVIISNYMPGAGLLPGDTDNKWLLIGLGLITAGFITATKYR; this is encoded by the coding sequence ATGCCTTTACTGCGACGACGCTCGAAGACCGAGGACGCCGCCGGCGACGGCAAGGGGGGCAAGGCCAAGGACGGCACGGCGAGCGGCCGGGTCACGCCCAAGGGCACCGGCCGGTACACGCCGCCGACGCCGAAGGAGTACAAGGTCAGCCCCCGCTGGGTGCCGGTCCTCATGCTCGTCTTCCTGCTGGCGGGGATGCTCGTCATCATCAGCAACTACATGCCCGGCGCCGGCCTGCTGCCCGGCGACACCGACAACAAGTGGCTGCTCATCGGGCTGGGACTCATCACCGCGGGCTTCATCACCGCCACGAAATACCGGTAA
- a CDS encoding DUF881 domain-containing protein, with translation MPRSRSLLAVACVLMGFVLATAVRARPADPEARLPQRYRLVDLIEREERTAEELRARVADLRERVARLRADRVGQASGSEARDEELRAASLAAGLVPLRGPGLRVVLDDSDLPESPSGNVNDLVIHSQDVQGVVNALWKAGAEAMAINGQRLVGTSAVLCVGNTLLLNGTVHSPPYEVVAVGAVRDRFDADRLVRRLHADAKAFALRFSVARESSLEVPAYEGATNLRYARPAA, from the coding sequence ATGCCCCGCTCGCGCTCGCTGCTCGCCGTGGCCTGTGTGCTCATGGGCTTTGTGCTCGCCACCGCGGTGCGGGCGCGCCCGGCCGACCCCGAGGCGCGGTTGCCGCAGCGCTACCGGCTGGTCGACCTCATCGAACGCGAGGAGCGCACCGCCGAGGAGTTGCGGGCCCGGGTGGCCGACCTGCGCGAGCGGGTGGCCCGCTTGCGGGCGGACCGGGTCGGGCAGGCCTCGGGGTCTGAGGCCCGCGACGAGGAGCTGCGGGCGGCGTCGCTGGCTGCCGGGCTGGTGCCGCTGCGGGGGCCGGGGCTGCGGGTGGTGCTCGACGACTCCGACCTGCCGGAATCGCCGTCGGGCAACGTCAACGACTTGGTGATCCACTCCCAGGACGTGCAGGGCGTGGTCAACGCCTTGTGGAAGGCGGGAGCCGAGGCCATGGCCATCAACGGCCAGCGCCTGGTGGGCACCAGTGCGGTGTTGTGCGTGGGCAATACGCTGCTGCTCAACGGCACGGTGCACTCGCCTCCGTACGAGGTGGTGGCGGTGGGCGCCGTGCGCGACCGGTTCGACGCCGACCGGCTGGTGCGGCGGCTGCATGCCGATGCCAAGGCGTTCGCGCTGCGCTTCTCGGTGGCCAGGGAGTCGTCGCTGGAGGTGCCTGCCTACGAGGGGGCGACCAACCTGCGGTACGCCCGACCGGCGGCCTAG
- a CDS encoding aminodeoxychorismate/anthranilate synthase component II, giving the protein MAAAGPRVLVVDNYDSFVYNLVQYLGELGAEPVVHRHDALSVDEAMALGADAVLISPGPGRPEDAGISNDLIVAAGSAGVPVLGVCLGHQCIGAVFGGEVVRAAEIMHGKTSMVSHRGVGVFAGLPDPLEATRYHSLVVDPATVPDVLEVTAETTDGVIMGLRHRDLPIEGVQFHPESILTGHGKEMLRNFLAAAGLPAP; this is encoded by the coding sequence ATGGCTGCTGCCGGGCCCCGGGTGCTCGTCGTCGACAACTACGACTCGTTCGTCTACAACCTCGTGCAGTACTTGGGGGAGTTGGGCGCCGAACCGGTCGTACACCGGCACGACGCGCTCTCCGTCGACGAGGCCATGGCCTTGGGTGCCGACGCCGTGCTCATCTCGCCCGGTCCTGGGCGGCCCGAGGACGCAGGCATCTCCAACGACTTGATCGTGGCCGCGGGCTCTGCGGGCGTGCCGGTGCTGGGCGTGTGCCTCGGCCACCAGTGCATCGGCGCCGTGTTCGGCGGCGAGGTCGTGCGGGCGGCCGAGATCATGCACGGCAAGACGTCGATGGTGAGCCACCGGGGGGTCGGGGTCTTCGCCGGGCTGCCCGACCCGCTGGAGGCCACCCGCTACCACTCGCTGGTGGTCGACCCCGCCACGGTGCCCGACGTGCTCGAGGTGACGGCCGAGACCACCGACGGCGTGATCATGGGCCTGCGCCATCGGGACCTTCCGATCGAAGGGGTGCAGTTCCACCCCGAGTCGATCCTCACCGGCCACGGCAAAGAGATGCTCCGCAACTTCCTGGCGGCCGCCGGCTTGCCCGCCCCCTAG